Below is a window of Arabidopsis thaliana chromosome 2, partial sequence DNA.
GATGTCGGAATCCTCTGATGACGAAACTTATGCTTACCTTTACTTCGCTGAGATTCAACAATTAAAGGCCAATGAAACTAGGCAATTCAAAATCCTGGTCAATGGTGTTTATTACATTGATTATATTCCAAGGAAGTTTGAAGCGGAAACCTTAATCACCCCTGCAGCACTAAAATGCGGGGGAGGGGTATGTCGTGTGCAGCTTTCAAAAACACCGAAGTCGACTCTACCACCCCAAATGAATGCTATAGAGATTTTTAGCGTCATACAATTTCCACAATCGGACACAAATACGGATGAAGGTATGTAGTCCTGTAGTTTTATGCAgatataaaacatattaagTTTGCAATTGTGAGACAACCATATTAAATACTTTAGTCTCTCGCTTGAGAGGATGTACAGGCTTACGCTCAGAACcttttaattattcaaaagaataaagtagtaataaaataaggcatattttataattgattcttttgtttgccACTTGCCAGTCATTGCTATCAAGAACATTCAATCTACTTATAAAGTGAGTAGAATCAGCTGGCAGGGCGATCCATGTGTACCTATACAGTTTTCATGGATGGGTGTAAGCTGCAACGTTATAGACATCTCCACACCACCAAGAATCATCTcattgtaagaaaatttatattatatgcaCATTGTTATCAAATTTCATGACAAATGTATCTTTATATGTCTCCGGTCATGCAAACAGAGATTTGTCTTCGAGTGGATTAACTGGAGTTATAACGCCTAGCATACAGAATCTAACTATGCTTCGAGAATTGTACGTATCTAcataatttgaattaaaaGGAATTGCTTTTGATTGGTTAACATTTACTCTTGAAAATTTATAGGGATTTATCAAATAACAACTTGACTGGAGTTATACCGCCTAGCCTACAGAATCTAACTATGCTTCGAGAATTGTACGTATCTAcataatttgaattaaaaggaaaacaattgcttttgattggttaacatttatttcttgaaaatttataGGGATTTATCAAATAACAACTTGACTGGAGAAGTGCCTGAATTTCTAGCCACGATCAAACCGTTGTTGGTCATGTAAGttgtctatatattattttgtggTCTTCATTAATTAGTTTCTAATGATTTCTCCACATCCACAGACACTTAAGAGGAAATAATCTTAGGGGTTCTGTTCCTCAAGCCCTTCAAGATAGAGAAAATAATGATGGTTTAAAACTATTGTAAGAGTCTGTTTTTCGATGAcctaattttgattattatcgacaatgttttatatagttaatatTTCGTCAATAACGTTTTCATTTATTAGTGTTGATCCAAATATAACGAGGCGCGGGAAACACCAACCAAAATCCTGGCTGGTGGCGATTGTTGCATCTATATCTTGTGTGGCCGTTACTATAATCGTGTTGGTTCTCATCTTCATTTTCAGAAGGAGGAAGTCATCAACACGCAAAGGtaagttaataaatatatgatcctaaatatataaatgtaaagaCCCTAGGCGAAACTTAGAGGTCGTCGATTCGAGTGACGCTTGGGACAAAACTAATATACATGCTGTGGTTTCGGGGCTGAGGGATTATCGGCCCAGAACCTCctagtattcaaaaaaaaaaaaaagtatgaaacCTAATGgatattcaaatttattttctgcAGTTATACGTCCATCAttggaaatgaaaaatagAAGATTTAAGTATTCAGAGGTTAAAGAAATGACTAATAACTTTGAAGTTGTTCTCGGTAAAGGAGGCTTTGGTGTTGTTTATCATGGTTTTCTCAATAATGAACAAGTAGCCGTCAAAGTTCTCTCTCAATCATCAACTCAAGGCTACAAGGaattcaaaacagaagtaCTTATTTACACTAAAATCTTCCACTTAATTTTTGGACAATCGTGAGCTCATGAATTATACCATATTGTTGATATATTGTTAGGTCGAACTACTTCTAAGAGTTCACCACGTGAATTTAGTAAGCCTTGTTGGATACTGTGATAAAGGAAATGACTTGGCTCTCATCTACGAGTTCATGGAAAATGGAAACTTAAAGGAACATCTCTCGGGTAAAAAGTTAGAGTATGATGCAAAGTTTTTTCAGTTACATGCCAAAGgctttaaaaatttgtattgaTTTCTATCCATGTTGTGAATTTTGGCAGGAAAACGTGGTGGCCCTGTCTTGAATTGGCCTGGTAGACTGAAAATAGCTATTGAGTCTGCACTAGGTTTGTCGAAATTTCATTAATTCCTTGttatattactttttctaaagtttatatatattctttttccttcttcctttaAACTATCTTCATAAATAGTTAACATATGAAGATTTTTCTGTGTACTAGGAATTGAGTACTTGCATATTGGATGTAAGCCGCCAATGGTTCACAGAGATGTAAAAAGTACCAATATACTGTTAGGTCTACGGTTTGAAGCCAAACTTGCCGATTTCGGACTTTCAAGATCTTTCCTAGTGGGAAGTCAAACTCATGTATCAACAAATGTTGCTGGAACTCTTGGATATCTTGATCCCGAGTAAGTTCTAGTTCATATCACATTGTAGTATCAAGATATGTTTTCTTGCTTGtttagtaaacaaaaatcaaacatctTCGACTACTTTTCTTGCAGATATTATCAAAAGAATTGGTTAACAGAGAAGAGTGATGTTTATAGCTTTGGGATTGTGTTACTTGAAATCATCACTGGCCAACCTGTGATTGAACAATCGCGTGATAAGTCTTACATAGTAGAATGGGCCAAGTCTATGCTTGCAAATGGTGATATTGAAAGTATTATGGATCGAAATCTCCATCAAGATTACGACACAAGTTCATCTTGGAAAGCTCTTGAATTAGCGATGTTGTGCATTAACCCTTCTTCCACACTGAGACCAAACATGACTCGGGTTGCTCATGAGCTAAATGAGTGTTTGGAAATATATAACCTTACTAAAAGAAGGAGCCAAGATCAAAATTCAAGTAAGTCCTCGGGACATACCGTAACATTCATCAGTGATATCCCTTCAGCTCGTTGATATTTTCATCTATGTATTTGTGTTTGAAAGATACGTATAGTTTGTATTAAAAACTTCTGATGCTACGCAATTTACTCCTATTTGAATTACATTATTTACATAATATCCGCTAACCGAGTTTTCTAATGGACATAAAGTATAAAACCGTTTTGACGGGCTAAATGGGAGTGATTTAGATAATTTCGGGTTTTAGAGGATTCACTCCCTGACCTATACCGACGTAGCAACTCCATCATAAATGTTggataatattatatattataatatatgtttgtcaAGTGttagagatatttttttgattacATATAGTTAATTTTCCAAAGAGATGAAAATTAGGTAATTTTATTaagaataattataatatgaaactgaatttatttttttatgtgtgttaTAAAGTTGcaatttaaaaatctatatgtacaaaacaaaatcacaaaataaaataaaaaacatagtTTTGTAAGTAAAAGATGGTTTTGTAACCTTttcaaaaaaactaacaaCATATGTGAGAGACACTTAAagtgtttattttaaaaataaagaccGAAAATAAAGACAACTTATCTTAATATTtagaccaacaaaaaaataaaactcagaAGCTTGTACTTGAATTTCAAAGATGTATGCTTAAATCCACGTAGAAATGAACCATAAGCCGGCGTAAAGTAGATTTAGGTAAACTATAAATGATTagtcttttaacaaaaaaaaaatgattactctaaataaaatttatttctagCCCTAACAATTTGCTCaaacattataatatatagaagGTAATTTTGTTAATCAAGTACGCAAGTGAATTTGTGTGcgaaattagtttttttttattattatgatttataaaaaaacaacttaaTAAGCGAAAATGCTCTCAAAGTACTTCATCGAGAATATGGTGAAAGATTTAGTAAGAAGATACAGAAAGAGGAATTTATATTGGTGTGATAGGAAAGTCTGGATTATCCTGATAGGGTGATAGTAGTGAGGATAGGGTGATAGTAGTTGATACCGCCTTGCTTTGGTCTATGTACACTGAAAATGTTCAGTTCTTTctatatatgaaatataagATATGGGCTTATACGGCCCAATACATGCATAGATCTTTTacatctacatatacatttttgggaACGATTTGTATcgaaaaatcatttttcaattttgatattgtATGTTCAGTCtctacaaaatcaatcagacaagatattttctttaggacaataaccaaatttttgcTCAACTATTCACATATTGTACTAATTACTTGCCTAAACATATAAATTGTAAGTACTACCCTCATAAATTGCACACATTAATCCCTTGAAATTCTACTAATTCAATATTACACGAAATAATATTTCCTAAAAATCCGAACAACCAAATAACTAACCATATCTTTACTTACTTCATTCTAAAATCTCGAAATATTTACTACAATCTTACCAAATATTCATATTTCGATATCACATTTCTATAAGTTAAACGATTATTAATCATGCATTAATTCCATAAACCTTAAAGGAACCctcaatatatcatataatctTACATTTGGTATagtcaatatatttttacacattctaaaaatcatcatcaattcgAAATTCCAATATATCACCTcgaaaattaatttttgcCAACTATAATATTATCCAAATTGTTATGGATTATTACCTTCCAAATATTTTATCCGATCGAATCATCTATTCTCTCCACTCCTCATTCATAGCAATTCTGTTTCCTGATTTACATATATCACCTTAactacaaaatcttttaacatTCGCTTGCCAGTCAAGACATAAGCTAAATCACGCAATATTCCATCTTCTAAACCATCCAAATCATTCTGTTTTGAATGTACAAGCGTAAAAATAAGGGCAAATGCATCTACCATATCTCGACAGTTTGATTcagaatcaaatcaaaatctaaatacGGCATTTCGATAATTATTTTGCACTTATGATACTCAAGCATATTCCTATTCTAAACCATTCAGAATCATTCTGTTTCTAAAGAATCTACGCTCTAAATATTTGCAAATAAATGTTTAAAGATTCACTCGGCTACTTTAAATACGCTTCTCATATCATTCCATTTCATCATCACTCACACCCCAAACGAGAGATCAAAGCAATTATACATTTTGAGAAATGGCTGCTACATTCGCATACCTTAAAGACGTGAGGCCTTACAAAAACGCATGGAGAGTCCAGGTCAAGATTCTTCACTCTTGGAAGCAGTACACAAGCAACACCGGTGAAACCATTGAGTTGGTCATCTCTGATGAATATTACTGTTATCATATAATATGTACGTTTACATATACACAAGtgctaatatatatttctgttGTCTTTGTCATAAGGGGAAAAAAATGCATGCTATCGTGAAGAAGGAGTTGGTTTCTAAGTTTGTTCACAAGCTTCTTGTTGGCGAATGGGTCTTCATTGAGATTTTTGGTCTTACCTATGCGTCTGGCCAGTTTCGCCCAACCAACCATCTATACAAGATGGCGTTCCATGTTAGAACTAAAGTCATGGGTTGTGCTTCTGTCTCTGACTCTAACTTCTTGACTTTGGCGCCATTTTCAAAAATCCAGAGTGGTGAGCTTAACCCTCACATGTTGGTTGGTGAGTTTTCTGAttctatattatatttttgcttTATTCCATTCACTTGCTATCATTAGATTATGAACACAGTCATGTTTCACTGCAGATGCTATTGGCCAAATCATTACTGTTGGTGAGTTAGAGGAACTCGAGGCTAACAATAAGCCTACAACAAAGATTGACTTTGAGATCAGAGATCAAATGTAATGTCTATATCTTATTAGTTTATTGCGATCTTATTAGTTTATTGCTTATCAAAGAAAGTGTTTGTTTCTATTCATTTGTTCTCATAGGGATGAGAGAATGCAAGTTACTTTGTGGGGAACATACGCTCAGCAGGTTTACAGAGCATGTCAGGAATCTGAGGGAAAGAATGTGATTTTTCTCATTCGTTTTGCCAAAATTAAGAGTAGGGTATATTCAGTTTCTTTGTACCTATTCCTCTTCTTTCCATACTGCATGATCTATGGTCACTTAAATGTTATGAGACTGCAGGTGTGAAGAGTTTATCCAACTCATTTGATGCATCGCAAGTACATGTCAATCCGGACTTCCCTGAAGCTCACCATTTCAGTCAAACGTAAATGCATCTACTCTCAACACAATCTACTTTTAGTTGACTTCCTTATGTGCTATTGATCATCTACTTATCCAAATGCAAACTTCCAAATGATGGTGCTATTTGTGTGTTCCGTGCAAGAGTCCCACGTTTTGAGATGGTTGCAGTTAAAAGGATTGACTACAGTGAGTACACAAGGAATACCATTGAAGATCTGCTTAGCTCGACTGAGGTTATATTCAGCTAACTTATCTCAAAGTTTAGAAATCTAAGTATCATCAGTATCTAATGTGTTCTGATATTTTATATAGGTTGGTAAAGTCAGAGTTTTGTGCACAATCTATGCAATTGATACGGATTGGGCTTGGTATTACATCAACTGCAAGACATGTAATAAGAAAGTGAATCATATTCATGCTGGTGTTAATGGAGTAAACAACAAGGGTAAGAAGCCTAGATTCTGGTGTGAAACATGCAAGTCTTTTGTAACCAATGTGGTCTCTAGGTAAATACATTTCTTTGAAGATTAAATTTACATAGCATATtactttgaaatattttattggaaCTGTGTGTATAGTTTGGAGATTAAGTTcgtaaaat
It encodes the following:
- a CDS encoding Leucine-rich repeat protein kinase family protein (Leucine-rich repeat protein kinase family protein; FUNCTIONS IN: kinase activity; INVOLVED IN: protein amino acid phosphorylation; LOCATED IN: endomembrane system; CONTAINS InterPro DOMAIN/s: Protein kinase, ATP binding site (InterPro:IPR017441), Protein kinase, catalytic domain (InterPro:IPR000719), Leucine-rich repeat (InterPro:IPR001611), Serine-threonine/tyrosine-protein kinase (InterPro:IPR001245), Protein kinase-like domain (InterPro:IPR011009), Serine/threonine-protein kinase, active site (InterPro:IPR008271); BEST Arabidopsis thaliana protein match is: Leucine-rich repeat protein kinase family protein (TAIR:AT2G14510.1); Has 183976 Blast hits to 121736 proteins in 3900 species: Archae - 113; Bacteria - 13553; Metazoa - 45895; Fungi - 9427; Plants - 95141; Viruses - 392; Other Eukaryotes - 19455 (source: NCBI BLink).); protein product: METRSKLMLLACATFSIISLVKSQNQQGFISLYCGLPSNESPYIEPLTNLTYISDVNFVRGGKTGNIKNNSDIDFTSRPYKVLRYFPEGIRNCYSLSVKQGTKYLIRTLFFYGNYDGLNTSPRFDLFLGPNIWTSVDVQKVDGGDGVIEEIIHVTRCNILDICLVKTGTTTPMISAIELRPLRYDTYTARTGSLKKILHFYFTNSGKEVRYPEDVYDRVWIPHSQPEWTQINTTRNVSGFSDGYNPPQDVIKTASIPTNVSEPLTFTWMSESSDDETYAYLYFAEIQQLKANETRQFKILVNGVYYIDYIPRKFEAETLITPAALKCGGGVCRVQLSKTPKSTLPPQMNAIEIFSVIQFPQSDTNTDEVIAIKNIQSTYKVSRISWQGDPCVPIQFSWMGVSCNVIDISTPPRIISLDLSSSGLTGVITPSIQNLTMLRELDLSNNNLTGEVPEFLATIKPLLVIHLRGNNLRGSVPQALQDRENNDGLKLFVDPNITRRGKHQPKSWLVAIVASISCVAVTIIVLVLIFIFRRRKSSTRKVIRPSLEMKNRRFKYSEVKEMTNNFEVVLGKGGFGVVYHGFLNNEQVAVKVLSQSSTQGYKEFKTEVELLLRVHHVNLVSLVGYCDKGNDLALIYEFMENGNLKEHLSGKRGGPVLNWPGRLKIAIESALGIEYLHIGCKPPMVHRDVKSTNILLGLRFEAKLADFGLSRSFLVGSQTHVSTNVAGTLGYLDPEYYQKNWLTEKSDVYSFGIVLLEIITGQPVIEQSRDKSYIVEWAKSMLANGDIESIMDRNLHQDYDTSSSWKALELAMLCINPSSTLRPNMTRVAHELNECLEIYNLTKRRSQDQNSSKSSGHTVTFISDIPSAR